A segment of the Nasonia vitripennis strain AsymCx chromosome 2, Nvit_psr_1.1, whole genome shotgun sequence genome:
GAGCAAGAATGTAATCGCAGCACACGAGGCGGGACGAGCTACGGAAGGTTCGGCCTCTTCGGTTTCTTAAAATTCCTTGCTGCAGCGACTCGGCAGATAGCTTTACGATTGGATTGCGATAGTTTTCCAGTAAACGCGCGAGTATCAGGCCAATTCGGAAATGCCCTTCCCGCACTTCCCGGCATCGTGCAGGAATTCTAGAAACTTGGACTCGATTTCGGTAAGAGCGGCGCGCACCTGCGCTACACGTGCGTGCAGGTGTACGTAGTGGACTAGCAGAGTCCCCAGCGAGACAGAAAATAGCTTTCACGACGGAAAGTAGGAAATGACATTAAACAAAGTGACTCGGGGAGTTTGGACAAATTCGATTTCACGAGCTGCATTCTCGCAATTTCAATCGCGTGGAAGCGAGAACATGTGTGCGCGCCCAATCGTCGGAATTTTCCTTGCAGCCGAAGCGCTCGAGATTTACGATCAGTGCATCGactcctctccctctcccttcTCCCTTCTATCCCCCCCCACCCCCACCCCCTCGATGCATCCGAGCGGCTCCTGATGCATACGACTATACGAGCCAGCAGTCGGCAGTCAGCAGtcagcagccgcagcagcgaGCAGTCAAGCTTCTTCCATGCTTATACGACTCCGCACGGAAGTGCAGCGTTTGGGAATGGCGACGCCGACGCTACGACAGACGCCGCTCGAGGCTCACCTTCACCGGCGTCGGTGCAGGCAACGGCACTCCATCGAAATGGTTAAATTGTTGGATGTAAGATTATTAACCAACCGTTTGAGACGCTGCAAGAGCATCGATCGTGACTCGGACTTCAGGAACTCCTCGTTGGCTCTACCCTGCAATTAGCAACAAGCGCAACAAGCATTTTCTCCGGATGCCACGATGCGCGTCGGGTACTGGAATCTAACAGCGCTGCCACTTAACGAACCGAATATAGTTGAATATGTGATTCGGAGGAACGCTGTAAGTAGTTGCACTGACCGAAGAAGAGACCGATCGTCCTTGGTTGTCGTTAAAGTTTTAGTTTGACtaaatttaacatttattttaagaatgagtagaaaacaaagttatttgagaaaatgaagagaaaaaacaacaaaaaaaagtgATCTTTTATAGCATTATTGTATTTCGTTCACCTCAAATTCAATTTCGCACGATGCTATCGGTGGCGCAACCTCTAAAACCGATGCTGAACTCCTCTGAAGGAGCTTGTCGCGAGCAAATAAAATAACCATCGCCAGCTCGTCGATGGTATACGTCGAGTTATGGCGATTTGTCAAAGTAAGTAAAATAACAGCAGTTTTTCGTGATAAAAGTAAGAGTAACTCGAAAATTGAATCAGAAAGAATTGATGTGTGTGAAAAAGTTGTGTGATGTGCGCGTGGTCTTCAGATGAGTTTATACAGGAGGTAGAAGTTCAGATCAGCTTCTCCTAGGAATTCGTTCCTCCTCATGCGTCGAGCGTTGCTGTAGTGAAAATTCTGCTCCTCGGTGTTATTGTTCGACAATTCTCGCTCCCCGGCAAAGTCTTCTTCGCGAATGACGATTTCCTGCAGCCTGCTCTCGATCGAGGCATCCGCGCCTTCGTCGGCAACTTGGTCTTCACGGCCACTTGGCAAGCACATCATATCCGTGGGAAAAGAGGCCGTTAACTCGCGAACGCGCACTACTGGTATTTCGACTGCGATCCTGTTAACGAGCCTCAGCAACGTTTGCCCGATGACGTccgctccgcgcgcgcggccttgGATGGGCCCGTCGGCTCTTGTCGGCAATTCAAAGCGTAAACTGAACTCCTTACTGGTCCTAAGGAGTTGCGGTAAACCTCTGGCAATGCACTCGTCCAACTGCCTGCCCTCGGCGCTTGCAGCCCGCTCGGCGAAAAACTTGAAGATCCGAGCCGGGTCCAGCTGGATCGTCAGAGAATTGCACTCGCGGCCTTCTTCGGCTCTCGGCGGCCTGACGATTAGCTTCCAACACTTGCGTTCGTCGATTCTCCTCATCACTACTTGTACTTGTAACTCCAAGATCTGCTTCTGCGCGAGTTGGCGGTTTGCCTCAGAAGACATGCTGTCAAATTTCGGGAGCGGCCTGATATTTTCGAAACGCTAAAGAGGACGAGAGCAGGCTCGAGCCGATACTTATAGTCCGCgagcagcgagcgcgcgtatcGGTTCGAGATGGATATCAGACTGATCGTCGGTGGGGTGCAGGGAATAGAATGGTCGGATCGAAGTGAATTATCCTGTAAGCGACGAACGAGCCAGGCGACTCGCGGCCCTTGCTTTGTCAACAAACAACATGAATATGTAACCACGAGTGTGTGCTCGTTTCTCACTCTTCGAATAAATCAAAGTCAAACTAACTATACTAGTTTTCGATTGTTATTTGCGAAATCCCCCAACTCCTCCAATTcctcgcgcaattttcaataaaaaactCGAATGATTCCTGTGATTCctcgaaatttatttttatatatatatatatctacaaGAAACAAAGTATGAAGTATTAAACATTGCAGCAAACATATATGTCAACTGTTAACATAGGCATGttcgatttgagccaataaTACGTATGATTTACGGCAATGATATCTTTCTCTCAGCGAtagcaacaaaattatttaaggggacggatacaccttaacttgtcaaaaaatgaaaaatccaatttttagtttatatttttcctaaattgtttaacaaataaattaaacaattaaatatattcaggtataatgtaaaaaaccgctgccaaatcattggcacgtagcttcctccaactaaatttatagttccaatagataaaatattatttaaatatacaatgttaatacttttttaaataatttcaatctcgattattttgctgaaggagcaattaaaaaataatacaaaatattgtggATCTGAATAAGTTGGAATTGAGtacagttttatttatatttcaattgtattattaatattttacaatatgtcAACGTTTGTGATTAATATGTTGCGTCAAATATCTCTTAGACGTAAATTTTCGATCACAAATGGTACAAACTGAACCACAAGTAGCAACGTGCTGTTTCATTCATCCActccttatatattttttacacttttcgCAACTCATCCTTTTAGAAGAGTGCACACTGCGTTTAAGCAAGCCATCTGCGCAAAGATTGGCAGTACTCGTGTACTATATGTCATActgatgtgtgtatatatatatatatatatatatatatatatcattttttcaaaaatcagtttttacattttagctctttacttgagaatcgctcgacgaaatcgtttaaaattttagcagcaaatagcttttttatggttaatcaccaaataaaattttgaagcatttgactgcattgttttagagatatgaggaatcaaaaaattttcaaaaaaaaaaatcacctttttcattttatctgctgaacaaagcggtcgaccCCGAGGACCCAAcggggaaaagtaggtaattttattctcattcaaatgcatattagctgaattgtttgtaacgatgggatgattgaaaaaaaacgcaaaatagtgtatttcaaaaataaaaaattcagaatccaaaaatatacatgcatgtcaaattttattgatattgaccgagtagttccagaaatattacggtgtatacacacacagacacacatccatacggacatttacTAAAAGcacgtgatttgaacttctaacacaccaaaaagtattttctagaagttttgacgaatctcaaaattttactattacaaagcttcctctagaaGGAAGCGAAAGATAAAACAATGTTTAcatgtgccatattatcagatatgacatttcttcgaaggccaaaattcagaatttccatttttcagctaccgcagacttacttaagatttgggctttttatactaatagatatgcttcaaacacatatagtttccagatgaatgtagggttttacaaaaaaatattatttaaaaaagctttctgaaaataatcaacaaaaattttatgttaaatccagacaactttttaaactttgttaggaaaaatataaacaaaaaatgggattattcattttttgacaatttgaGGTGAATCCGTCCCCTTGATGCATTACCTAATGaactaaaaatattatatttgaagaaaaaaaattgttaattggtttagaaacaattaaatattttataaaattgttattcTTTTTGTGCATCAACAGATAACCTGTAAAGTTAATATGCCAAATCATgatattgtttatattttagTTTGTAAGATTAGTTATAATAAGGCCGGGCCCATACGTACAGGTAACTTGGATTACCTCTTTAGGATGCAGGTTTTATCgattatataatatgtataatttGATGCAAACCTGCTTGTCGTGTAGTCcggtgaataaataaataaataaaagaaacgcGCCTTTTCAGGAATCGGAGACGCTGTCGGTGTTCTCGGAGCTGCTGCGCTGCACCAGCGTCCGAGAGCTGAGCTTGTGCAACGCCAGGCTGCACCTGGCGGTCCACGAGGGCCCGCTGTCCCGGTTGGGCCGTCGGGACGACGCCGGCGCCGAGCTGCTCCGCGCCGCGGCGCCACCCGCCTGCCCCGACGTGCTCTTCCTCCGACTCGCCGGATTCCAAGTGAGTACGATTAGCCGCACTTCGGACCGGGTCTGTAACGTAAGCGGCGCGATTCGGTTATTGGTGAGGCAAGAGACGACAACTTGGCCGCGATTCGGAACAGATGAGCCTCCGCGCTCGCTTAACTTGTGCCACGAAGCAGATACCCCCGTCATCAGTCGCCGCTCCAACTGCTTGCGGATTGaaaatgcgcgagcgcgcgcgcgcgataaactCGCTTACTTACGCGCTTTATAAGATACGCGAATGCGGGCCGCCGGAAGGGAGTCGCTCGTCGATTCCGTGGGATCCGGATAAGCGTTGAACGTGCTCTTGCTGACCGTtgtctcgctttctctctctctctctctctctccctcacgcAGGTGACGGTGAACGACCGAGTGGCTCTGCGGGGGCCGCTGCTCCTGCCCTTCCTGGCGGGCTTCACGGGCCTGAGCGAGCTGGACCTGTCCCTGGACAAGTCGACggtcggcggcggcagcggcagcggcagctccCTCCTCTCCATCGACGACCGCACCCTGATCCAGTTCTTCGGCTGCCTCGGCTCGAGCTTCCGAGGCCTGCAGTCGCTGCGCATCAACTTCTGGCGGGTCAGCCTcgacgagagcgagaagaCGCTGCGCCAGGTCGGCAAGCAGCTGCGCAACTGCCTCTCGCTGAGCTTCCTCAAGGCGTCCGGCCTCGTAGTCACGGACAGCTCGAAGAAGACTCGGCAGGAGCACGGCCTCATCCAGGCCTTCCTCGGCAACCTCCACTCCCTGGCCTGGCTCTGCCTCGACGGCGTCGAGCTCACGGAGAGCCAGGCGACGGCCGTCGGCAAGTGCCTGCGCGAGAGGTTCGCCGGGCCGAGTCTCGAGATCAGCGCCAAGGACGTGCAGGTCAGGGCCTTGAAGGCTCTCGTCGCCAGCGTCGAGGAGGCCGGCAAGGCCGAGGTCCTCTACGCCGGCGGGGCTGCCTGCCGCCTCAAGATCACCAAGCTGCACAAGAGCACCAAGGCCAGGAAGAAGTGAGCTGGCCCTCGAATTCCCGCTTTCTCCAACTCTTTGCAACTTATTTTCCGATCCTATTATTCTgtaaaaattgaagaaaaaaaacaacctTGCGATTACTTACGGCGAAGCCGCCTCGTTATGTACAGAGCTTCAAAGAGTCGTCGGTTCGATGCGTCAAAAGTCTGCCTCTACGATGGCAGGCCGAGCTGGCGGATCCGCGCGCCAAAATTCCTTTCTACCTTCCCTGCCTCTAGATTCTGTTCAACGCTTCTTTATAATCGGACGTGCGTATCCTTATTCTgcattatacgtatatacgacGAAAGAGAGGCTGTATCCATGGTGAAACCTATACACTGTTGTTATACGAATtcgaagatatatatatatatatatatagatatggcacacacacacagattaatattagtatattattaaCGAAGGgaaaacaaaagaataaaaaaaattattcatttatttcgAGAACGCGAACATTCATCTACGACGGCGAATAATCGAATAGGGGTCAATGTACTAGCGATGCATCCCGTTGTTGGGCTATTGAGAAATTTTATTAACGAGAGTTTGGCTCGTGCGAGCGCAAAAGCGAGATAAGTATTCGGAAACAGAGAATGAATCACAGCGCTGAGTGAAATGATATTTTAACGAAAAACAGCGTACGTAGTCTCGCAATACTCATTAGCGTATCGAATGATGAGCGATTTCTTGTTACGAACAGACCAAGATATTTGCTGTTTCCGTCTAAAGGCTGGGACTAATGTTTTAGTGAATTACAACTATTTGAATATACGATGAATCCCATACTACAATCGTGCTTCAAGTATCCGAACCGAGCATATACCATTATAAATTAGCTGATGTatacaatttttgtatttattttacaccATGTAACGCTTTATTAGTTAGTTCTCCTTTCAATATATGACGTAAGCAAACATGCCAGCTATTAATTGAAATTCAACCTTTGCAATTTATAACGGTTTTCAAAAGACACGCGTCGCATATGATACAATTGAGTCTTTGTCTCTACGAATAAGTTCGTCATGGTCGAATGGGGAATCTTCCATTTTTATTGCGAAACATAAGGTCAACGagtatacataatatacatatattgttaAAGAACACGAGACCGTTCTTTCACGCACAgcgattttttcatttttttatacagcATGATAACGCGTATACCTACGATATTATTTTACACGATAGTGTTAATTGTGTACATAAACGTGAGAGTATTTGTAAAACGATCGGTCGCGAGAAAACGAGAGAGATGACACTCGATTTTCTATACCTTGTAATAACCGTgcaatttgtcgactaagttttcagcgttttcagatttttaacCGTCGCGTGTTTTCGATGAAAAATCAACAGACATCGCAACGTCTTAGGCGATGATGGCGCTTTTAACACTGAAAAATGTCGAGGAGACCAAAGCAGGCGAGGCGGAGTTTCAAGTGAGAAATATCAAATTATTCAAACCAAGAGAATATAGGTAAAAACCCTCCTGTAAAATTATATGCATCAGCTCAACCGATTTTATTATGGagtatttatgtatttatatgTGTACACATATCCTTTGAATAAATGTACTACGTGTTTGAACATCCTGCTGCACTTTGTCACTGTCAACCCTGCtcttttcattattattattattattctgaATCCACCTTGCTACTTAGATAATGTGGAAggttaaaaaaacaaacaatattttcatatttgtAACAGtctcttttttattctttagcttttgttaataaaaaactttCATTATTATGATATAGTCGAGGCGTCAGAGTGAACGAGATATAACAAAAGAAAAGTCAATGTTTCTTTATATCGTTTTCGTTTTACATATTAATGTTAATATCACTATCAAGAATACACTCTCACCTCTCGTTTCACGCTTTTTCACttaatgtatataaattaGATTAAGccgtataattttttttttcttctgatgCAATATAATATTgcggtaaaaacaaaaaagacaCATCAATCGCATACATAATCATTTAATTTATCATCTAGATAAGCAGCAAAATACTTTCATTAATTTTCAGTAATTTGGCCTACAGATATCACTAATTGTTATGTCCCTTAACATGAGCAAGATATTTATTGAAGAAAGtttgaaagtttaaaaaaaagcttgATTGATTAAACGATACCTGTTAACCAATCTCTTTTTcacataaatttaaaatataaaaatgatagtctagataatatataatatataggaGCTCATGCTCAGGAATTGGAAGTCTGATCTCtgtacatacatttttatcatttggAATGTTACAATTGCATATAGTACTTCACATAAATAACACTATGATATTATCAAGACAATTTAAAGCTTTGCAAAGACTCTTATTAATGTACGAATCAGAAATTTGTAGAAGAAGTAAGTAAGTAAGAGTGTAAGTAGTAAGTAAGAGTAAGAGAAGAATTTTGTACACAGTATGCTTTACAAATTATGTTTAAGTATCAAAACCATACAAGTTCATGGATTTTTCAATTACAAGTTTTAGCGCGTATTGTGTTACATTGTGAAATGCTTTATTTGGTCAACTTTTTTTCAGCATCACTAAACCTTGAAAGCCCAAAAACGCGAAAATGTCGTTAATTGTTATTGATGGATCAGCAATTAGATATGgtacaaaaaatatgaatgacAAATTTGCGTGGACAGTTCAGATTGTTGCAATCTGAAATACACTACTGCTTGATAACaactgcttttataaaaaagtaaaaatcttAGACAAAATAACTACAAGTTTAATATTGCGTAATATTAAAATGCTATAGTTTTATCAAATACACCTGACGACTGTCTCAATGTTTAGTAGCTTCATAAATATACACAGTTTGCATCTGTTTTTGTTCTTACAAAAACCTTGAAAGTGATGTCtagtagtttttaaaaatgcttGTTGAAAGATATTCTCATACTACAATATAAAGTTCTTAGTAAGGAGGATCTGCGTAAAAAGGTGAAAGCACCAACATTTTTCTGTTTGGGTGCCTTTACTTTTTTAACAATTCATCAACGAGcgataaaatctttttaaataaaaaacagtgtGACTGAATGGCTTCCTTTTAAAACCATACCAACccattattttcaaaatacgcAAGCAGTATCATTTTCTACTGGTATTAACATTTGAGAAATATAACATAATACAACAAACTTAGACATCAACATGGTGCAGATATATCTAGCATATAAGAGTCTCTTTAGCAAAGTGTGAATTTACATAAATGCGTATGGTTGGTTTCAAAAGTAAGCCCCTTTCATTACAATCATATTCATCAATGATGCACTACATTTTATGTGCTCAATTCACTCACTCACACATATTTTAACGAAACTTGACATTCTTTACTAGAAGAAAGAAGTGTTACTTTTTTCCTAAAGGATTCACAGTTTAGTAGAACAGCCTTGGCTGTTGGAGAAGACATTTACTCATTGTACAACATACACATTGATTTACTATAATCACGATGACGAATAATCTAGTTGGACAGTCAACTGCCTAACGCCAGCTGCTTGGAATATCATCTGTGTATGCGCAACAACATATTTCGGGTCAACAGTTCTTGCAACTTCTAATTTCAAACAACCTACGTAAATGTCAGAGCACAAAGTCCAAAAGTGTGGATCTTGAACACTGTAGACACCAGCCAGCTGTGTAACTTTGTTGTAGCACTGAGGCAAAATATGATCCAATGACTTGGGCTGCCTCTGCATAAGTATATTTATAGATTCATTTAAAAGAGGCAGAACACTGATGAATATCAAAACAGCGATAAACATAGAGCAGATTGGATCTGCTATCATCCATCCAAACATTTGCATCAATACAGCCGATATGATTACTCCAACTGAACCGAGGGTATCGGCCAAGATGTGTAAGAAAACTCCCTTCATGATTTGCGAGTTGCCGGAACTTCCGTGGGAGTGATCAATATCAATGTTATGGTGATTGTGAGCATGATCATGATGATTATGAGAATGGCCATGATTGTGAGAATGCGAATGTCCATGACTATGACTATGGCCATGGTTATGGCTATGCCCATGACCATGTCCATGGCTACAGCTGTCTCCGCCATGACCATGGTTAAATGCGAAAATTCCTATGATATTCACCAAAAGGCCAAGTACAGATACCAAGAACAGTCTCTCATGCTTGACTTCCGGAGGTTCAATGGCTCTTTCCACAGCTTCTGACATTATGAAAAATGCCACAAAGACCAAAAACAGTCCGTTCACCATACCACCAAGTACTTCAGCTCTCACGTATCCATAGGAAAATCGCTCATTGGCTCGCCATTTTGTTATTACTGAAGCAGATAGACCAACTATTAGGCCAGTGCAGTCAAAGAACATGTGAAAACTGTCCGATATCAGTCCTAAACTGTTGGTCCAAACGCCATATGTAAGCTCTACGAATGCAAAGCTGAAGTTCAATATGAGGAAAAGGAACAGATTCCTGACATTCTTGTCCGCCCAAATGAGTCGCTTCCATCCTAGAATCTTTTCTTTTACTCTGATGATGATACTCGGCGAGTCCTTGTGTATAAGAGGAATCATTTTTCGTGGTCACCT
Coding sequences within it:
- the LOC100116063 gene encoding zinc transporter 7, with protein sequence MIPLIHKDSPSIIIRVKEKILGWKRLIWADKNVRNLFLFLILNFSFAFVELTYGVWTNSLGLISDSFHMFFDCTGLIVGLSASVITKWRANERFSYGYVRAEVLGGMVNGLFLVFVAFFIMSEAVERAIEPPEVKHERLFLVSVLGLLVNIIGIFAFNHGHGGDSCSHGHGHGHSHNHGHSHSHGHSHSHNHGHSHNHHDHAHNHHNIDIDHSHGSSGNSQIMKGVFLHILADTLGSVGVIISAVLMQMFGWMIADPICSMFIAVLIFISVLPLLNESINILMQRQPKSLDHILPQCYNKVTQLAGVYSVQDPHFWTLCSDIYVGCLKLEVARTVDPKYVVAHTQMIFQAAGVRQLTVQLDYSSS